Proteins co-encoded in one Astyanax mexicanus isolate ESR-SI-001 chromosome 1, AstMex3_surface, whole genome shotgun sequence genomic window:
- the LOC103031746 gene encoding probable ribonuclease ZC3H12D isoform X2 — translation MDRLQNKMKFFLKLGYSHSDILRVLQSLQHDAPTNDILEELIKTCRTPTGTAQPGPERVTSSQSSPKLIPRGCSSPQTHIQMDTHSQRHTQLDTQTSSPFRSVVIDGSNVAISHGNKQVFSCRGIELAVQWFWNKGIRDITVFVPLWRKEQSRPEAPITDQHILRQLENRNILVYTPSRCVNGKRVVCYDDRYIVKLAYDSNGIIVSNDNYRDLQVEKPQWKKFIEERLLMYSFANDKFMPPDDPLGRNGPTIENFLRKKPIGPETKQQHCPYGKKCTYGVKCKFYHPERSNQPLMSVADELRAKSQPGCETEDFPPSTHFTHTNCNATTALPSAAYQDELTRALSGLDLYSGPCDRPPYLQKSMLNAKSSESRLYLSDSALQTSMAFSSGYMSSNGFVSGSDGDCFSSGGALMEQRRAHSPDLYKRAHHPGLHTLSNCQHAHSDLGLNYAHTPHSLHRYQPRSSCNNTATPHFNEPLPFHNALLRQASHPRPAEVSWGHGHGEVSNFEATDRRKDVRSQLSTIFPQSTVDQVMSLYPHTLDTTELVTLIQKYRNSHLL, via the exons ATGGACCGCCTGCAAAACAAGATGAAGTTTTTCCTGAAGCTGGGCTACTCCCACTCAGACATCCTGAGGGTCCTGCAGAGCCTTCAGCATGATGCCCCAACCAACGACATCCTAGAGGAGCTCATCAAGACCTGCCGGACCCCCACAGGCACAGCACAGCCTGGGCCAGAGAGAGTGACCAGCAgccagag caGCCCAAAGCTCATCCCACGAGGTTGCAGCTCCCCTCAGACACACATCCAGATGGACACACACAGCCAGCGACACACACAACTTGACACACAGACCTCCAGCCCTTTCAGGTCTGTGGTTATCGATGGGAGCAATGTGGCTATAAG CCACGGGAACAAGCAGGTGTTTTCCTGCCGGGGGATCGAGCTCGCCGTCCAGTGGTTCTGGAACAAGGGGATTCGTGACATCACCGTATTCGTGCCTCTGTGGAGGAAAGAACAGTCGAGACCAGAGGCTCCCATCACAG ATCAGCACATCCTCAGGCAGCTGGAGAACAGGAACATCCTGGTGTACACGCCGTCTCGCTGCGTAAATGGTAAACGGGTCGTGTGCTACGACGATCGCTACATCGTCAAGCTGGCCTACGACTCGAATGGCATCATCGTGTCTAATGACAACTACCGTGACCTGCAGGTGGAGAAGCCCCAGTGGAAGAAGTTCATTGAGGAGCGGCTGCTGATGTACTCTTTTGCTAACGACAA GTTTATGCCACCTGATGATCCACTAGGAAGGAACGGACCAACAATTGAAAACTTCCTCAGGAAGAAGCCCATAGGACCAGAGACCAAGCAGCAACATTGTCCTTATG GGAAGAAGTGCACATATGGTGTAAAATGCAAATTTTACCACCCAGAGCGCTCCAACCAGCCTCTGATGTCTGTAGCAGATGAGCTCAGAGCGAAGAGTCAGCCAGGTTGTGAAACAGAGGACTTCCCTCCCtctacacacttcacacacacaaactgcaaCGCAACCACAGCGCTTCCTTCAGCAGCTTACCAGGACGAGCTAACTCGAGCCCTGTCTGGACTTGACCTCTACAGCGGCCCATGTGATAGACCCCCCTACCTGCAGAAGTCAATGCTGAATGCCAAAAGCTCAGAGTCCCGCCTCTATCTCAGTGACTCCGCCCTCCAGACATCGATGGCCTTCAGCAGCGGATACATGTCGAGTAACGGGTTCGTGTCCGGCAGCGACGGCGATTGCTTCTCATCTGGTGGTGCTTTAATGGAACAAAGACGTGCACACAGCCCTGATCTATACAAACGAGCGCATCACCCAGGCCTGCACACACTTTCAAACTGCCAACACGCTCACTCAGATTTAGGCTTAAACTACGCTCACACTCCGCATTCACTGCACAGATACCAGCCCCGCAGCTCCTGCAACAACACAGCAACCCCGCATTTCAACGAACCCTTACCTTTCCATAACGCACTGCTCAGGCAAGCTTCCCACCCCAGGCCGGCAGAGGTCAGCTGGGGTCACGGGCACGGCGAGGTCAGCAATTTCGAGGCTACGGACAGAAGGAAAGACGTGAGGTCTCAGCTCAGTACCATCTTCCCTCAGAGTACAGTGGACCAGGTTATGAGCCTGTATCCACACACACTGGACACAACTGAACTGGTCACACTGATCCAGAAATACAGGAATAGCCACTTACTGTAA
- the LOC103031746 gene encoding probable ribonuclease ZC3H12D isoform X1, with translation MDRLQNKMKFFLKLGYSHSDILRVLQSLQHDAPTNDILEELIKTCRTPTGTAQPGPERVTSSQSSSPKLIPRGCSSPQTHIQMDTHSQRHTQLDTQTSSPFRSVVIDGSNVAISHGNKQVFSCRGIELAVQWFWNKGIRDITVFVPLWRKEQSRPEAPITDQHILRQLENRNILVYTPSRCVNGKRVVCYDDRYIVKLAYDSNGIIVSNDNYRDLQVEKPQWKKFIEERLLMYSFANDKFMPPDDPLGRNGPTIENFLRKKPIGPETKQQHCPYGKKCTYGVKCKFYHPERSNQPLMSVADELRAKSQPGCETEDFPPSTHFTHTNCNATTALPSAAYQDELTRALSGLDLYSGPCDRPPYLQKSMLNAKSSESRLYLSDSALQTSMAFSSGYMSSNGFVSGSDGDCFSSGGALMEQRRAHSPDLYKRAHHPGLHTLSNCQHAHSDLGLNYAHTPHSLHRYQPRSSCNNTATPHFNEPLPFHNALLRQASHPRPAEVSWGHGHGEVSNFEATDRRKDVRSQLSTIFPQSTVDQVMSLYPHTLDTTELVTLIQKYRNSHLL, from the exons ATGGACCGCCTGCAAAACAAGATGAAGTTTTTCCTGAAGCTGGGCTACTCCCACTCAGACATCCTGAGGGTCCTGCAGAGCCTTCAGCATGATGCCCCAACCAACGACATCCTAGAGGAGCTCATCAAGACCTGCCGGACCCCCACAGGCACAGCACAGCCTGGGCCAGAGAGAGTGACCAGCAgccagag cagcaGCCCAAAGCTCATCCCACGAGGTTGCAGCTCCCCTCAGACACACATCCAGATGGACACACACAGCCAGCGACACACACAACTTGACACACAGACCTCCAGCCCTTTCAGGTCTGTGGTTATCGATGGGAGCAATGTGGCTATAAG CCACGGGAACAAGCAGGTGTTTTCCTGCCGGGGGATCGAGCTCGCCGTCCAGTGGTTCTGGAACAAGGGGATTCGTGACATCACCGTATTCGTGCCTCTGTGGAGGAAAGAACAGTCGAGACCAGAGGCTCCCATCACAG ATCAGCACATCCTCAGGCAGCTGGAGAACAGGAACATCCTGGTGTACACGCCGTCTCGCTGCGTAAATGGTAAACGGGTCGTGTGCTACGACGATCGCTACATCGTCAAGCTGGCCTACGACTCGAATGGCATCATCGTGTCTAATGACAACTACCGTGACCTGCAGGTGGAGAAGCCCCAGTGGAAGAAGTTCATTGAGGAGCGGCTGCTGATGTACTCTTTTGCTAACGACAA GTTTATGCCACCTGATGATCCACTAGGAAGGAACGGACCAACAATTGAAAACTTCCTCAGGAAGAAGCCCATAGGACCAGAGACCAAGCAGCAACATTGTCCTTATG GGAAGAAGTGCACATATGGTGTAAAATGCAAATTTTACCACCCAGAGCGCTCCAACCAGCCTCTGATGTCTGTAGCAGATGAGCTCAGAGCGAAGAGTCAGCCAGGTTGTGAAACAGAGGACTTCCCTCCCtctacacacttcacacacacaaactgcaaCGCAACCACAGCGCTTCCTTCAGCAGCTTACCAGGACGAGCTAACTCGAGCCCTGTCTGGACTTGACCTCTACAGCGGCCCATGTGATAGACCCCCCTACCTGCAGAAGTCAATGCTGAATGCCAAAAGCTCAGAGTCCCGCCTCTATCTCAGTGACTCCGCCCTCCAGACATCGATGGCCTTCAGCAGCGGATACATGTCGAGTAACGGGTTCGTGTCCGGCAGCGACGGCGATTGCTTCTCATCTGGTGGTGCTTTAATGGAACAAAGACGTGCACACAGCCCTGATCTATACAAACGAGCGCATCACCCAGGCCTGCACACACTTTCAAACTGCCAACACGCTCACTCAGATTTAGGCTTAAACTACGCTCACACTCCGCATTCACTGCACAGATACCAGCCCCGCAGCTCCTGCAACAACACAGCAACCCCGCATTTCAACGAACCCTTACCTTTCCATAACGCACTGCTCAGGCAAGCTTCCCACCCCAGGCCGGCAGAGGTCAGCTGGGGTCACGGGCACGGCGAGGTCAGCAATTTCGAGGCTACGGACAGAAGGAAAGACGTGAGGTCTCAGCTCAGTACCATCTTCCCTCAGAGTACAGTGGACCAGGTTATGAGCCTGTATCCACACACACTGGACACAACTGAACTGGTCACACTGATCCAGAAATACAGGAATAGCCACTTACTGTAA